GTGCATCAGTTGGATTTGGGAACGAAACAAAATACCCAAATTACGCGCTACGACAAACATCCTGTACGTTTCCTGACCGCTTCGCAAGACAACAAACTTTGTTATTCGTTTGACGGTGAAATTTATGTGAAAGAAGCCAACGGCGAGCCACGTAAAATCAATGTTACGTTGCCTTATGAGTTTGCCAATTCGGATAAAGAATTGCTTACGTCTGGTAATGGCGCGACGGAAATATCTGTTTCACCCGACGGCAAAGAAGTTGTGTTTGTGGAACGTGGCGAAGTGTTCGTAACGGCGGTAGAATACGGTACCACCAAACGCATTACCAACACGCCAGAGCAAGAACGCAATGTGAGTTTTAGCCCCGACGGAAAATCTATTTTGTACGCTGGCGAAAGAAACGGCAGTTGGAATTTGTACCAAACCAAATTGGTGAAAGCAGACGAAAAGCATTTCTATAACGCAACCGAAATCAAAGAAGAACCTTTGTTGGAAACGGAAGCCGAAACTTTTCAGCCGATGTATTCGCCTGATGGAAAGGAAGTTGCCTTTTTGGAAGAACGCGTGATTTTGCGTGTAATTAATTTGGCTACCAAACAAGTTCGCACGATTTTGGGCAAAGAACACAACTATTCGTATTCGGACGGAGACCAATGGTACAACTGGTCGCCAGATAGCAAATGGTTTTTGGTGAATTATGCTACTACGCATTTGTTTTTGCCTGAAGTTGGTCTCATTTCGGCAGACGGCAAAGGCAAAGTGAAAAATTTGACCAATAGCGGCTATTCGGATACCAACCCGATTTGGCAATTAGGCGGCAAAGCCATGCTTTGGTCTTCGGACAGACAAGGTATGCGCAGCCATGGCAGTTGGGGCGCACAAGACGATATGTACGCTTTGTTCTTTACGCAAGATGCTTACAATCAATTTGTAATGAGCAAAGAGGAGTACGAGGCTTGGAAAGAAACCAACAAAAAAGACGACAAGAAGGAGGATAAAAAAGACGATAAAAAGAAAGATGACAAAAAAGGCAAGTCCGACGACAAAAAGGAGGAAAGCGTAAAGCCTATCGAAATAGATTTCGAGCATCTGGAAGATCGTCGCGTTCGCCTAACGATTCATTCTTCGCAACTCGGTGGCGCATTCCTCAACAAAGACGGCACGAAATTGTATTACATGAGCCGTTTTGAAAAAGGTTTTGATTTGTGGGTAAACGATTTTAAGGAACATGAAACCAAGTTGTTAGCCAAATTAGATGCTGGTTCGGTGGGTATGGAAATGAGCAAAGACGGCGAAAGTCTTTTTGTGGTGGCCGATGGTTCGCTTTCCAAAATTTCGTTGAGCGATGGCAAGAAAAAAGGCATTTCGTACAGAAGTGAAATGAATCTTGACCGCAGCGGCGAACGTGCCTATTTCTTTGAACACGCTTGGCGACAAGTGAAAAAGAAATTCTATGACCCTGCTTTGCATGGCGTGGACTGGGATTTTTACAAAAAAGCATACAACAAATTTTTGCCACACATCAACAACAACTACGATTTTGCGGAAATGCTAAGCGAGTTGTTGGGCGAGTTGAACGCTTCGCACACGGGTTCGGGCTACCGTCATAGCAGCAAACAAGCCGACCAAACGGCTTCTTTAGCGGCTTTTTATGATACAAAATACAAAGGCAATGGTTTGAAAATCGTGGAGATAATGGACAAAAGCCCATTGCAACAAACCAAAAAAGCCGTGAAAGTGGGTGACGTAATCGAAAAAATAGACGGTGTACTTATTACCCCAGACATGGATTATTACCCGTTACTGAATCGCAAAGCGGGCAAACCTGTAACGCTGACCATCGCCGAAGCGGGTGGCGCAACACGCCGCGACGAGACCATTAAACCTGTGTCTGTGGGTCGTGAAAACGAACTTTTGTACGAACGTTGGGTAAAACGCCGCCGCGAGCAAGTAGAAAAACTTTCGGGTGGCCGTTTGGGATATGTACACGTGCAAGGCATGAACAGTCAAAGTTTTAGAGAAGTTTACTCGGAGGTTTTGGGTAGATATTCGGACAAAGAAGCTATTGTAATTGATACGCGCTTTAATGGTGGCGGTTGGTTGCACGATGACTTGGCGACGCTTTTCACGGGTAAAGAATACGTTACGCTTTCGCCGCGCGGTCAGGATTTCGGCCACGACCCAATGTCGAAATGGACTAAGCCAAGTGCCTTGCTGGTAAGTGAAAGTAACTACTCTGATGCGCACGCTTTCCCGTATGTGTACCAGACGTTGGGTATTGGTAAAATTGTGGGTATGCCCGTGCCAGGTACAATGACTGCCGTTTGGTGGGAAACGCTCCAAGATCCGACACTTTATTTTGGTATTCCTGAAGTTGGTGCGAAAGATACAAAAGGTAAATATCTTGAAAACCAACAACTTGAGCCAGATGTAAAAGTAAACAATGAATACGAGCAAGTAGTAAAAGGCCGCGACCAGCAATTGGAAAAAGCCGTAGAAACATTGCTCAATCAGTTGGGTAAAAAATAAAATAACCTAACCTCGAATCCAATAAAAAACCCGTACAGAGCCAGTCTATACGGGTTTTTTATTTGTGTAAATTTTGGTCAAATAAAAAGCTTTTTTGTTTGCCTAATTATTTAGCGTTTGAAGCCCAATACACTACCACCACATTCGCCGCCGCCCTGATACGAGAACGACAAATAATAAATACCTGTGGCAGAGCATTTGTAGCCAAACACGGGATAAAATGCCCCAGAGGCTTTGTCTAAGTTGCTACCTAATTCTTTACGGTTCGAATCGTAGAGCGTAACGATGAGTTTTTTAGCATCGCCATCTTTTCCACAAAGCGTAACCAAATAGTTACTGTCTTTACTGAAAACGTAAGAGTATTCTACTTTTCCACCGTTGCCAGCTTTTGCGCCGTCTATGGAGAAACTTTTAAGGAAGTTATAACCGTTCACTAACTTGCCATTGCAGTGGTCGATGAAGCCAGCGGCATCGCATTGGGCATAAGACTTATTTGGAGCTAAAGTAGCTAATGCCATCACTACCAGAGACAAAAAGGCTGTTTTCAAATATTGCATTTTCTTGACTTAATTTATTGGCGTTTGAAACCTAATACACTACCCGCGCATTCGCCTTGTCCGTTAGGGTAAGAGAATGACAAGTAATAAATGCCTGTTGCAGAACACTTATAAGCAAAAGCAGGGAAAAACGAGTTTGATTTTGCATCAAAATTGCTGCCCAATTCTTTACGATTAGCATCGAAAAGCGTAACAACCAATTTCTTGGCATCGCCTTCCTTGCTACAAAGCGTCATCAAATAGTTACTGTCTTTACTGAAAACGTAAGAGTATTCTACTTTTCCGCTGGTTGCTTTTCCACCATCAATCGAGAAACTTTTCAAGAAATTGTAACCGTTGGCAAGCTTGGCGTTACAATTATCCATAAACTTTTCGGCATCGCATTGCGCGAATGAAGCCTTCGGCAACATGGCAAAGAAACAAAATGTTACAATTGCGATAAGGAGCTTTTTCATGTTGTGATTAATTTTGAAGGTTTTACTTTTTGTTGATAATTCTGTCCCGAATTTCAGCAGTGAGGCTGGTAATGGTTTTGATTTGCTCATCGCTAATGAATACGGTTGTCGTTTTGTTATCCACCAAAGTCGGAATACCATCTACAATTTCCATGTGGGGTTCGCCCTCAATGCGCTCGTTAATGGTTACGTCTTTGTAGGCAGCAGAGAGTTTCTCGATGTCAGCCAAAAACGCTTTTGTTTGTTCGTCTTTAGCACTGTTGCGCATCAGCACCACCAAACGGCCTAAAATAATCTTTTGCTCGCCGATTTTTTCTTTGAGCTTGTCGTTTGGTTTTTGTTCTGCTACTTTACAAATCAGATGCAGACCTTCCATCCAGCCGCCAGCTACGATAAGTAAACTCAAATTCGCTTGGCTTTTTTCTTGCAAATGCACATTGATTTTTTGCAAGTTGGAAGTTGTAATCAATAAAAGCGAATCCAAATTGTTGCTGTTCGTTGCCAAACGCTTGATAGTTGTAATGTCAAAAAACTGGCTGATATTCAGTCCTTTGGCCATTTCTTGCACTGCGTCCATGTAGAAAATTGCATCCTGACTTTGGCTGTACATATTCGTGTAACCAAGATCCGTGCCATAAATTCCCAGGTTCAGTGCTTTGTAGTAATTAGTAGTATAATTACCTGTATTTTTAGTCGGATTTAGGAACGTTTTGTCGTATTTGCCGCCCGATTCTTTGATAAGCGACGAGGTTTCGATAGGAGAAGGGATGGAGTTCAATACATCATTGAACACCGCGGGAGAAATAACCTCTGAGTTTGCATCTGTCGCAGTCTCTGTTTCAGCCAATGGGTCTTCTTCTGTTTCTTTTTTAGTTTCGCCTCCACAGCTATACAGTAGTAATGCGGTGCTTAGAATTGCAATGCTTAAAATATTCTTTTTCATGGAGTATATAAAGGATTTATCTGTGAAGATAGATTTCTTAGGACTTTCTACCCGAATGTAGCTACAAACCTAATAAAAAATATAGAATAAAAATACAAAAGGATTGACAAAAAGCATTATCCCACGAATAATTACAGTAAAAATGCCTGCTTCTTGCTTGTTTTATGTTAAGTTTATACTATATAGTTTATTTTTTATTTGAATATTTGTCGGTTGGTTAAATATGGTATATTGTTGGTTTTGCCATATTTAATTTTGTAAAACATCGTGCAAGACATTGATTTGTAATCGCTTTCCCTTGATATAATTGTAATTGCTTTTGTACAAAAGCAATGTTTGTTGGTTGTATTTTTTGGTGGGTGTTTATAAAAAAAGAGTATTATTTTCCCAAAACGCACACAAACTACTTCGTGCAAGTTTTAGGGCAGATATTCAGTTTTTGCATTTAGTTCCTGTACGGCTTTGGCCACTTCTACGAGCAAAGAAGGGTCTTTTTCGATGCCATTGCCCACTACAATCACGTCTGCGCCTGCCTCCAATGCGCTGCGAGCCGCTTGCGCGTTGGTAATGCCGCCACCTACAATCAGGGGCGTATCGGTTGCTTTGGTTACGGCTGCAATCATGCGTGCGCTGACTGGTTTTTGTGCGCCGCTGCCCGCGTCCAGATACATGAGTTTGAGGCCAAGCATTTCGCCCGCCATGGCGGTGCAGGCTGCTACCGAATTTTTGTCGTAAGGAATCGGGGTCGTGTTACTGATGTACGAAACGGTTGTTTGTACGCCGCTATCCACGAGCATATAGCCTGTTGGCCAAATTTCTAATTTACTTTTTTTCAATAATGGCGCGGCGGCTACGTGTTGCCCAATTAAAAATTCGGGATTGCGCCCCGAAATCAAGGACAAAAACAAAATCGCGTCGGCTTCAAAAACCAAATGCAAATTACTGCCAGGGAACAATACGACAGGAATATCGCTCAATTCTTTCAGACGCGTAACCAAGCTGTGCAGCCCGTCGGAGGCGATAAGACTCCCGCCCACAAAAAAATAGGCTACTTCATGGGCATGGCATTGCGCCACCATGTCAGAAAGGCGGTGCATATTGACCTTGTCTGGATCAATAAGCACCGCAAAAGATTTCTTCCCTAATTGTTTATTTTGAATAAGTTTTTGAAACAGCGTTTTTGTCGGCTCCTGCGTCATTTTTGTTGTTCATTTGCTCAATAAATTGAATGATTTTTTCTCTGGCAATAGAGAGTAAAAACGTTGCAATTGAGCTTTTTATCATAGAAATAATTAACGAATCCTGTTTGGGTTCTGCTACGGCTATGCCGTCGGCTTTGCCAGATTGTTTCTTACTTTTTCCTGAGAAGAAAACTTTTTTGGTAACAAAGTAAGTAACCACCAACACACCGCCCACAATTGCACCTGTACGCGCCCAATAGCCAGCATTTTTCTTAAAATCTTGTAATTGGGTTTCGAGGGCTTGTTTAAAGCGGTCTGTGCTTTGGCTTAAAAAGTCTTTTTCGTCGTCGTCGCTGCTGAAACTATTGCGTGTTGCTGGATTGTTGAGATTCATCGGTGTTTAACTTATTTTTTTCTTTAAAAAAACGAGATATGGCATTGTTTATTTTACCTTTTACGGTAGGGTGTTCCCTGAAGCGCATTAATAAACCAAATGTTGTAATATATAAAAAAGCAACGATTAAGTAACCTAAAAATTGACTATTAAATATAAAATTTAAGAATGCACCAAGTGTAATGCTGGTCATTATCAGTGCCATTACGCCAACGAATGCGATGACCAAAAAAAACATTAGTTTGCCAATCGCATCGCTAATTTCTTGGCGCATCTCCACTTTGGCCAGTGCCAAGCGGTTTTCCAAATAGCCCGTCAGATTGGCCACAAATTCATTTACGTTAAGCATTTTGCCAAAAGAATCAAATAATCCCATAGTTGTACGATAAGGTTCTGGAGGTTTGCCGCACAAATTTAGACGGCTTTCTTTTAGTCCGAAAAAAAATAGCAAAATTTCGCTCACTTACATCTTAGAGCTACATTTGCCCCAAACCTACTATTTTTGTTGTTAAGTTTACAGGTTTGCGCCCAATTTTGGCTTTTGTTTTTACTTATGTTTTTTATCAGACTTATCTCCAAACTGCCTTTTTGGGCATTGTATCTTATTTCAGATTTCTTGTATGTGCTGATGGCGCACGTGATTGGGTATCGTCGTAAAGTCATCATCGAAAATCTGCAAAAATGTTTTCCCGAAAAATCTGCCGCCGAGCTGGACGCTATCAGTAAAGATTTTTACCGCAACTTATGCGATGTGATTGTGGAAACGTTTAAAGTGCTGGATATGAACGTAGAACAGATGCAACAACGCGTCCAAACCACTAATTTACCGCTCCTTACTGATATGCTCGACGCGGGTACGCCCGTGCTCATTATGACGACACACCAATGCAATTGGGAATGGTTGCTGCCAGGTTGCGGTACGGCTTTTTCGTACCCGACGCACGGCGCGTATAAGCCTTTGCACAATCAATTTTTTGATAAAGTAATGCTGTCGATTCGCTCGCGTTTTGGCGCAAAACTCATTGCCGACACCCAAATTTTGCGTGAAAGCCTCCGCTATAAAGACGAAGTGCGCGTAGTGGCACTGGTAGCCGACCAAACGCCATCTTCGCCCAAATTAGCCTACAAAACGTTGTTTTTGCATCGCCCGACTGCCTTTTTTACGGGTACGGAACGGTTGGCTTACTCGTTGGGTTATCCTGTTATTTTTGCTGAAATGAAACGCGTCAAACGCGGGTTTTATGAAGTGACCTATCACGATATTGCCAAGCCGCCTTACGACAAAAATTCTCACCAAATTTTGGAAGGTTATGTCAGGCAAACGGAAGCGGCTATTCGCCGCGCACCGTCCAACTGGCTTTGGTCGCATAGGCGTTGGAAACACCACGTGGACTTAGATTAAATCCCGTCCATTGCCGTATAAAAATCCTTGCGCATTTGGGCAAAACGCTGTTCTACGGTTGCGATAAACGCCTCAGACAGAATCGTTTTTACATCGGCTTCGCTGGTAAGGTCAAGTTCGCTTACTTTGTAGGTTTGTTCCAAAACGTCTTGTTCGAACTTAATAATAAATTTCCCGTTCCACGAAAAAATAGTGATTTTGGATTCGGGACGTACGATTTCTTCTACAACTCTCATAATTGTCTAACTCATTAAAATTGGCAAACAAAATTACAAATGCACCTTATAAATCAAATCAGAAAATTACTTTTTGGCCTTGCGTTGGCTTGCGGCCTGCTCAGTTCGTGTAGTGCTCCGACCGAAAAAGCGACGAATCAGTCGCTGCAACTTACCGACGATTTGGGTAATAAAATAATCATGCCACACGCGCCGCACACGGTGGTTTCGCTCTCGCCCGCCATGACCGAAATGCTGTTTGCTGTTTGTGCCGACTCGCAAATTTTGGCCGTTACCAGCATTTGTAATTATCCTGAAGCGGTTAAAAACAAAAAGAAAATTTCGGCGTATCCGCTTGACATAGAAACGATTGTAGGCCTAAAGCCTGATATTATTTTCACGGAAGAAGGCATGACCTCGCCCGAAAATGCCGAGAAACTCAAAAGTTTGGGTATTCCTGTCTATTTTCAACGCTACGTTACGGCTTCCGATTTGCTGGCCGATTTGCGCATGATGGGCAACCTAATGCAACAACCCGAAAAAACAACGCACGTACTCGACTCGCTCGAAGCGGAATTGCGCACGTTTGAAGCCGAAGCCCAAATGCCGAAGACTCGGCCTAAAGTGTTGGCTATCACGTGGCAAAACCCGATTTATGCTTACGGAAAAAACACATTGATGACCGATAAAATCCGTTTGGCGGGTGGCGAGAATGCCATTGATACGGTTTTTGCTAAAATTTATCCCGAACTCATGCGCGAGTACATTCTAAAGATGAATCCAGACGTTATTTTTGGGGGAACTTTCGGAAAAATGGACAGCACGTTTTTTAGCTTGTACCCCGAACTAAAACAAGTGAATGCGTACCGCAACAAATGCGTGTACGAACTCAACGACGATTTGACTTCGCGCCCTTCGCCGCGAGTGTTGGAGTCGGTGCGTGAAATCAAGAAAGTTTTGGCCTCTTGTCCAGCAGCGCAGCCAAAACAATAAAAATTTATTTTTCAAGCCAATGATAAAAAACGTAAAAGGCAAAGTAGTCCAGAATCAAAATTTTATTAAACATCTGAGCAGCACGTATTTAATCATGTTGGTTAATTACGCTGCTTTGTTTTTTCTCACGCCTTACACTTGGAAGCAACTCAACACGGAAGAGTTCGGGATTTGGGTTTTGCTCACCACCATCATCACTTATTTTGGGCTATCGAACATGGGCTTTTTGCAGTCGCTGCTCACCGAGCTGCCCAAACGCCGCGACAACCCGCAGGAAATCAGTAAGTTAGTTAGTACGGTTTTTTATTCGTTAGTTGGTTTTTCGGCGGTGGGCTTGGTAGTCGCTTTTGTGATTTATTGGGGAATGGAGCATTTTTTCAAGATTTCGCCCGAAAATGTACGCGTGGCAAAACTGGCTTTTTGGCCTGCTTACGGTACGTTTTTGTTATCGTTTCTTTCTTCTATTTTCTATAACATTATGCTTTCGTCGGCGAAGATTGTAGAAAAAAACTTTCTGGAACTGCTCAAAATTATTTTTACTAACCTGCTCATTTTCTTGATGGTAAAAATGGGTTATGGTCTTGTTGGGATTGTTTGGGCTACGTTTGGCGTTACGTTTGTCTATGTGATCGCCTTGTACGTGCAAGCAAAAAAGATATTAGATTTTCGCCTAAGCCATCATTATTACGACAAAATCACTTTTCGAGAAATGGCCAAACCAAGTTTGTATTATTTCTTGATTGGGATTGGCTACCAAATCGTTTTTTATTCGGATAATTTGCTGATCGGCAAGTTGGCGGGAACGGCTTTTGTGGCCGTGTATGCCCAAACATATCGCATTCCAGACATTGCCCTGAAGTTTATCATGAAAATTTCGGACATGAAATTACCCAAAATTACGACACTCAACAGCCAACATAAATACTCGGAATTGCTGCAAATTCATAACCGTTTGTTGGTTTTTACGGCAGGGGTGGCCGTACCCGCTTTTCTTTTTCTGTATTTCTTGGGAATAAAAGTGTTGGAACTTTGGTTGGGCGACGATACGGGCCGTTTTGACCCTGTCATTATGCGCATTTTTGCGTTTTATATGCTGATACATGCGATTTTGCACGTGCCTTCGGCGTTCCTGACGGGCATGGGCGTACACAAACGCGTTTCTTATTTTTCTTTGTTTGAAGCAGGTTTGAATATTGTGTTATCGCTGATTTTTTATCGGTGGTTTGGTTTGGCTGGTATCGCGTTGGGCACACTGACGGCGAGTTTGCCGAGTTTGGTTTTTGTGCTATACGAATTTTATGGATACATTTACCGTTCTGAAAAATTCACGTCGTGGCGGCAGCTTTGGCGTGTATAAGCAGCATTTTGTATTGATTTTTCAACTAAAAATAATTCGATGAGTCAGGATTTGTCGGCGGGTTTTACCAAAATAAAGTGTAGGCCATCGTCTATGCACCATTACACAACCCGCGAAGGCGTACTAACGGCTTTGCATCAAAATTTACCCAAATTTAAAGGCGTTGTATTGGATGTAGGTTGCGGAAATATGCCATATAAACCGCTGGTTTTGAGTAATGTAACCAAAGCAACAACATACATTGGTTTGGATTTGGACGTGTACGACTACAAGGCCAATGTTTATACCACGCAGCCCGATTTGTTGTGGGACGGCCAAAAAATTCCGCTCGACAACGAAAGTGTAGATACTGTAATCCTGACAGAAGTGCTGGAACATTGCGCTGACCCCGAAGCGGTTTTGCGCGAGATTTTCAGGGTTTTGCGCCCCAACGGAAACTTGTTTTTGACCGTGCCGTTTCTGTGGCTTTTGCACGAAGTGCCACACGACGAATATCGTTACACGCCTTTTTCGCTCCGAAGACATATTCAAAATGCTGGCTTTTTGCCACCCGAACTTCATTCGCTTGGAGGCTGGAATAGGGCTTTGGCGCAAATGCTTGGAATGTGGGTGGGCTATGGCTCTGCGCCCAGACTTTTGCGCAAAGGTTTGCGATATGCGCTTTTTCCGCTATATTGGCTTTTGGTGCGCACGGATCGCCCTTCGGACGCTTTCGGCCACGCCGACATGATTACGGGGCTTTCGGCTTGGTGTACCAAACCCGCCAACTAATACAATTTTTACCAGCAGATTTTATACAATGCTTTTCTGTTTCTTAAGCATTTTTTTACGACTTTTGCCCAGTAGCAACCCGATGCAATTTATCCTCATTAACGTAGCAAAAATATGACGGAATTAAACTTTGAACTCGTTTGGCGTAAAGTCAAAAACCTGACCATCGAAATATTACTTGCTTTTTCGGTTTTTGTTCTGATTGTCAATACGTTTATTACGTTTTCTAATGATGCGGCACTCGAAGAAAATAGCAATCAATTGATTCATACTTATAATGTTTTGCAACAAGTAGATGCGCTTTCGATTGCTATCAAAGATGCCGAAACAGGCCAGCGTGGTTATTTGATTACGGGAGAAGAACATTATTTGCAACCGTATTTGGCAGCTCGTACGCAATCCAATAACGTACTGGACAATCTTAAAAAACTGCTGGACAATCCCGAACAGCGTAAGAACTTGGCCAAACTCTCAGCTAAAGTTGCCGAAAAATTTGACGAAATGGAAAACTCCATTACTGCTCGCCGCAACAATGGTTTGAACGAAGCCGTTAAGCTGGTGAAAACTGATAAAGGCCGCATCATAATGGATAATATTCGCCTCATTATTGCTGATATGAGCGAAATAGAAACCGATTTGTTGGCAGAACGCAACGACAGCCTAGACAGACAGAATAAAAGTAGCCAAGTATTCCGAATCGTAGGAAGTATTTTTGTAATAGCTATTATTTTATTTGCTATCAAAAATACTCGCGACCAAAAAGCGTCACGCCTCCAAATTTTTGAAAATATAGACAATAACAATCGTAATTTGTTGCTCAACTTGGGGCATCACCTCGATATTACGGATGAGCAAGCTGTTACCCAAAGCCTCATTACCAATCTTACCAACGCCATCAACTTTATTAGCAGCGTAGGCGAAGGCAAATTTGATGTGGAATTTAACGGCCTTACCGACGAAAATAAAACATTGAATCAGAATACATTAGCAGGTTCTTTGGTGAACATGCGCGACAAACTGCAACAAGTGGCCGCCGAAGACACCAAACGCCAATGGGCTACGGAAGGCGTGGCGCACGTGGGCGAAATTTTGCGCAAGCAATCCGACAACATCGAAGGTTTGGCACACGAAGTAATCATTAATTTGGTGAAATATGTGAAGGCCACACAAGGCGGTTTGTTCAGCCTCAACGACACCAACCAACACGACACGTACATCGAAATGTTGGCCTGCTATGCCTACGACCGCACGAAGTATTTGCAACGCCGCGTAGAGCTTGGCGAAGGGCTGATAGGAGAGGCCGTTGCCGAAGGCGATACGATTTATCTCACCGATATTCCAACCTCGTATTTGCGTATTACGTCGGGGCTTGGTGGCGAAAATCCAAGTTATTTGTTGGTGGTTCCGCTCAAAATCAACGAACAAGTTTTTGGAGCGATAGAGCTGGCGGCTTTCCATCCTTTCGAGGAACATCAAATCGCTTTTGTGGAAAAAATTGGCGAAAGCATTGCCAGTACTTTGTCGGCTATTCGCATCAATGAGCAAACCAAACGCCTTTTGGCTGATGCCCAAATGCAGGCCGAGCAAATGCGTGCGCAAGAAGAAGAAATGCGCCAAAACACGGAAGAATTACAAGCTACGCAAGAAGAGTCGGAGCGTCGCGTAAAAGAATTGTTAGATGTGATTTCGGACAAAGAACGTTTCATCGCGCAGCTTCAACGCAAATAATTTTGATTTTATATAAAACCCCTAAAAGGTTGCAATTTTATATATAAGTATTTCATTTTCAGTTAATTTTAACTCACATATTTTCATTTTCTTTTTCAATAAAAAGTCATGCAATACAGAATAGAAAAAGATACGATGGGCGAGGTACAAGTACCTGCCGAGAAGTATTGGGGCGCACAAACAGAACGCTCTCGCAACAACTTCAAAATTGGCCCTGAGGCCAGTATGCCAAAAGAAATTATTTATGCTTTTGGTTATTTGAAAAAAGCGGCAGCTTATGCAAACCATGAACTTGGCGTACTTTCTGCCGAAAAACGCGACCTTATCGCGCAAGTTTGCGAAGAAATCATCGCTGGCAAACTTGATGCAGAATTTCCCCTCGTAATCTGGCAAACTGGTTCGGGTACGCAAAGCAACATGAACGTAAACGAAGTGGTTGCTAACCGTGCGCACGTGCTAAAAGGTGGTTCTCTTTTGGACGAGAAAAAAGTGCTTCACCCGAACGACGACGTAAACAAGTCTCAATCGTCTAACGATACTTTCCCAACAGCGATGCACATTGCCGCTTACACCCAAGTGGTAAATGTTACAATCCCTGGTATGCAAAAATTGCGTAACACATTGGCCAGCAAAGCAGAAGAATATATGAACGTAGTGAAAGTGGGTCGTACGCACTTCATGGACGCTACACCACTTACGCTTGGCCAAGAGTTTTCGGGTTATGTACAACAAATCGACAATAGCATTCGTGCTTTGCGTAATGCGTTGGAAGCTGTAAAAGAATTGGCTTTGGGCGGCACTGCCGTAGGTACAGG
This genomic window from Flexibacter flexilis DSM 6793 contains:
- a CDS encoding lipopolysaccharide biosynthesis protein, translated to MIKNVKGKVVQNQNFIKHLSSTYLIMLVNYAALFFLTPYTWKQLNTEEFGIWVLLTTIITYFGLSNMGFLQSLLTELPKRRDNPQEISKLVSTVFYSLVGFSAVGLVVAFVIYWGMEHFFKISPENVRVAKLAFWPAYGTFLLSFLSSIFYNIMLSSAKIVEKNFLELLKIIFTNLLIFLMVKMGYGLVGIVWATFGVTFVYVIALYVQAKKILDFRLSHHYYDKITFREMAKPSLYYFLIGIGYQIVFYSDNLLIGKLAGTAFVAVYAQTYRIPDIALKFIMKISDMKLPKITTLNSQHKYSELLQIHNRLLVFTAGVAVPAFLFLYFLGIKVLELWLGDDTGRFDPVIMRIFAFYMLIHAILHVPSAFLTGMGVHKRVSYFSLFEAGLNIVLSLIFYRWFGLAGIALGTLTASLPSLVFVLYEFYGYIYRSEKFTSWRQLWRV
- the fumC gene encoding class II fumarate hydratase, coding for MQYRIEKDTMGEVQVPAEKYWGAQTERSRNNFKIGPEASMPKEIIYAFGYLKKAAAYANHELGVLSAEKRDLIAQVCEEIIAGKLDAEFPLVIWQTGSGTQSNMNVNEVVANRAHVLKGGSLLDEKKVLHPNDDVNKSQSSNDTFPTAMHIAAYTQVVNVTIPGMQKLRNTLASKAEEYMNVVKVGRTHFMDATPLTLGQEFSGYVQQIDNSIRALRNALEAVKELALGGTAVGTGLNTPKGYDVLVAAKIAEFTGLPFVTAPNKFESLAAHDAMVELSGALKRAAVSFMKIANDVRMLSSGPRSGIGEIIIPDNEPGSSIMPGKVNPTQPEALSMVCAQVIGNDVAVSVGGATGHFELNVFKPVIAANVLQSATLIGDACVSFNDKCAVGIEPNYDVIKKHLENSLMLVTALNPHIGYENAAKIAKKAHKENKTLREAAIELGLLTSEQFDEWVIPADMVGSLK
- a CDS encoding CHASE3 domain-containing protein; this encodes MTELNFELVWRKVKNLTIEILLAFSVFVLIVNTFITFSNDAALEENSNQLIHTYNVLQQVDALSIAIKDAETGQRGYLITGEEHYLQPYLAARTQSNNVLDNLKKLLDNPEQRKNLAKLSAKVAEKFDEMENSITARRNNGLNEAVKLVKTDKGRIIMDNIRLIIADMSEIETDLLAERNDSLDRQNKSSQVFRIVGSIFVIAIILFAIKNTRDQKASRLQIFENIDNNNRNLLLNLGHHLDITDEQAVTQSLITNLTNAINFISSVGEGKFDVEFNGLTDENKTLNQNTLAGSLVNMRDKLQQVAAEDTKRQWATEGVAHVGEILRKQSDNIEGLAHEVIINLVKYVKATQGGLFSLNDTNQHDTYIEMLACYAYDRTKYLQRRVELGEGLIGEAVAEGDTIYLTDIPTSYLRITSGLGGENPSYLLVVPLKINEQVFGAIELAAFHPFEEHQIAFVEKIGESIASTLSAIRINEQTKRLLADAQMQAEQMRAQEEEMRQNTEELQATQEESERRVKELLDVISDKERFIAQLQRK
- a CDS encoding class I SAM-dependent methyltransferase, which gives rise to MSQDLSAGFTKIKCRPSSMHHYTTREGVLTALHQNLPKFKGVVLDVGCGNMPYKPLVLSNVTKATTYIGLDLDVYDYKANVYTTQPDLLWDGQKIPLDNESVDTVILTEVLEHCADPEAVLREIFRVLRPNGNLFLTVPFLWLLHEVPHDEYRYTPFSLRRHIQNAGFLPPELHSLGGWNRALAQMLGMWVGYGSAPRLLRKGLRYALFPLYWLLVRTDRPSDAFGHADMITGLSAWCTKPAN